Proteins encoded within one genomic window of Nonomuraea gerenzanensis:
- a CDS encoding allantoate amidohydrolase, with amino-acid sequence MLEPLAHLGRDPKTGGYLRDAWSKADLELREWFRGEAARRGLALREDRNGNLWAWWGDPSPERPGVVTGSHLDSVRQGGAYDGPLGVVSAFAALDLLRRRGVTPSVPVGVACFSDEEGARFGVPCVGSRLLTGVLPPERALALTDDDGDTLADVLKRAGREPHLLGRDDETLAAVGTFVELHVEQGRGLVTEGRPVGVAEAIWPHGRWRFDFRGRADHAGTTRLADRDDPMLPLARMVLAARESAGRRGVVATVGKLRVSPGNANAIPGLVSAWLDARGADEREVRALVAELSQDAEVREESWTPVVTFDPALRDRIARAAGGDTPAPILPTGAGHDAGILAAAGVPSAMLFVRNPTGVSHSPGEHAERADCEAGVVALADVLEELCR; translated from the coding sequence ATGCTTGAGCCACTCGCGCACCTGGGACGAGATCCGAAGACCGGCGGTTACCTCCGCGACGCGTGGTCGAAAGCCGATCTGGAGCTGCGGGAGTGGTTCCGGGGCGAGGCCGCGCGGCGCGGCCTCGCCCTGCGCGAGGACCGCAACGGCAACCTCTGGGCCTGGTGGGGCGACCCGTCGCCGGAGCGGCCCGGCGTCGTCACCGGCAGCCACCTCGACTCCGTACGGCAGGGCGGCGCGTACGACGGCCCGCTCGGCGTGGTGTCGGCCTTCGCCGCCCTCGACCTGCTCCGCCGGCGGGGCGTGACGCCGTCCGTGCCCGTGGGCGTTGCCTGCTTCAGCGACGAGGAGGGCGCCAGGTTCGGCGTGCCGTGCGTGGGCTCGCGGCTGCTCACCGGGGTGCTGCCGCCGGAGCGGGCGCTCGCGCTCACCGACGACGACGGCGACACCCTGGCCGACGTGCTGAAGCGGGCCGGGCGCGAGCCGCACCTGCTCGGCCGCGACGACGAGACGCTGGCCGCCGTCGGCACGTTCGTCGAGCTGCACGTCGAGCAGGGCCGCGGGCTCGTCACCGAGGGCCGTCCCGTGGGCGTGGCCGAGGCGATCTGGCCGCACGGGCGGTGGCGCTTCGACTTCCGCGGGCGGGCCGACCACGCGGGCACCACCAGGCTGGCCGACCGTGACGACCCGATGCTGCCGCTGGCCCGCATGGTGCTGGCCGCCCGCGAGTCCGCCGGGCGGCGCGGGGTGGTGGCCACGGTGGGCAAGCTGCGCGTCTCGCCCGGCAACGCCAACGCCATCCCCGGCCTGGTCTCGGCCTGGCTCGACGCGCGCGGCGCGGACGAGCGCGAGGTGCGGGCCCTGGTGGCCGAGCTGTCCCAGGACGCGGAGGTGCGCGAGGAGTCGTGGACCCCGGTCGTCACCTTCGACCCGGCGCTGCGGGACCGGATCGCGCGGGCCGCCGGGGGCGACACGCCCGCGCCGATCCTGCCCACGGGCGCCGGGCACGACGCCGGAATCCTCGCCGCGGCGGGCGTCCCGAGCGCGATGTTGTTCGTCAGAAACCCCACGGGCGTGTCCCATTCCCCCGGCGAGCACGCCGAGCGGGCAGACTGCGAGGCGGGAGTCGTGGCACTCGCGGACGTGCTGGAGGAGCTGTGTCGCTGA